The Desulfobulbaceae bacterium DB1 genome segment AATGCAATTTGGCGACCTGATCCGATCTCGCGGAAAATCCGAGCCGGGGAAATCCATAAACCCACAGCGCCGAACAGAGCCGCCGGGCAAGGGAATCAAATGGAAACCTGCTCCAGACAAGGAAAGCGGAGCAGAACCTGAACCCCGGCCTGCGCCGCTTTCGCTGACGAATTATGGATGACGCCGTTTTTTCCGGAAAATCGCGGCAAGTGCCCCCAGTCCGGAGCCGAACAAAAGCATGGTGCCTGGTTCCGGAACGGGTTCCGAGGGAGGACCGGGAGGAGGCACAATCGGCGGATGAATATCAATGGGTGGTTGATGTGATCGCTCATACGGGATGATCGGCAAGACGTAACCTGGATCTAAATCCGGTGGAAGATTGAGTGCTTCGGTCAAGGTTACAACAGGAGGCCCACCAGCCGAAGGCGTAACTTCCGGCGGATAGACGGGAGGGATGTTCTTTCCCGCCGACGGGAGGACCGGAGGGGGGACGATGTAATCGTTGCAACAGGCAGTACGAACGATATGGGTTCCGTCGGTGATGTACTGATCCCCCTTGGGCAGCTTGACAAGCTTTGATGTCTGCCTGATGACATCATCCTTCCTGTACGCGACATGGACTTTGGTTTCTTGATCCTGCCTGCCGAGCTGGGCGTTTTCCCAATCGAAAGAGGCAAAGTGGACGGCAAGCACGCTATCATTTTGCACCGTTCTCCGAAAATCCTCCACCGTTTGAATGGAATTTTTCCGGCATAAGCCATACCACTTCCCGTTCATTTCACCACTGGGGTCGGTCGGCTCCTCAAATTCCTCTGCAGAGGACTCGATGGAGACAGGTTGGGAGACTGGGAGTGAAACGACTTCCTCCACGGAAGGGGACCGGAAAAACATGCTTATTGCCGCAACGGCCAGAACAACAAGTGCAACTGCCCCTATTCCCTTGGAGAAAAGGATGAGATGTTTCTTGATGCTTGTTCGCTTTTTTCTAACCGGCATAGGTTTATTTTCCAGGAGTTAGTTTCTTACTATATATACAGCAGAGAACCTCAGAATGCATACAATTCTCATATTTTCCTAATTATTATAGCATGCAGTAGTCGCGCCAAACGCATCAACAAACGAGGTTGTCAACAAAAACAACCAGTTAAAGCAAACAACGCCCAAACAAGATTGGCACTCCCCTGCTCTTTTCACCGTCTTAATCCGCAAAACAGGAATAAGTCGATTTTTTTGTCCGTTTTTCCGAAAAAACAAATCGTTTTTTTCCGAAAAACCGGACAACAAGAACAAAAACCAATGATATTAACCGCTAAGAGCTTCGACTGGACCAAAAACACAAATATACCAATCCAGCAACTCATCCCATGACTACTTATCGGTCGCTTCCCACCCCCCCCTAAAAAAAAGCGTGCCTGCCGATAATCAAAAAACCCGGCACACCCACTTTTTATTTTTTTTTCAAAAAAACCAATATCACATATTGACAGACATCACACTCCCTGCTAATAAAAGAACACAATGTGGTACAAACGCAAAAATGACTTCGCCCTCTCGTTTTATCGGCAGGACACGGAAGCCCCGGAGAACCATTCATTATTATGATGCCAAAAATGCAAACGAAACCTCATGTTACGAATTTCGGCATCGCCTCACAACAGTCACGATCAACTTCTTTTGCCACACAGGGAAAGTATTTTTTCATACCAATGCACGCCACACAAGGTGCATTATCAACAACTTCCTGCTGCAGGAAGAAACTGTAACCTGAAAAAACGGAGGAAAAAGGATGAAGTCAGAGGAAAACATGGGAAGCAAGGGAGTCTCACGCCGCCAGATGATGATCGGCACCACCGTCCTGGCTGCAAGTGCAACCATGGCCCATTTCGGCGGCCTGATGAAATCCGCTCATGCGCTGGGCGGCCCGACGGAAAAATGGCCATGGCCCTATGAGAAACTTGATCCCGCCAAAACCGCGGAAATCGCTTACGAAGAATGGTATCGCGGGTTTTGCGGTGTCGCGGTCATCAACAGCGTTTTCAGCCAGCTGCGGGAAAAGGTCGGCGAACCCTATACCTCTTTCCCCGTTGATTCGTTTGTCTTTCTCGAAGGCGGCATGGTGGGCTGGGGCATGACCTGCGGCTCCAACGCCGGTGCGGCCATTGTCGCCAATGTCATCATCGGTCCCCGGATAGCCGGGGCCACGGAGGGACATCACATCAGCGAAGACATGTTCCAGTGGTATTCCGAAGCGTCCATGCCGATTTATGTTCCCAAAAAACCAAAAGTCGCCACCGAACTTGTCAAGACCACCGCCGAATCCCCCCTGTGCCACGTCTCTGTCGGCAAGTGGATGAAGGCCTCGGGGTTTCCCATTTCCAGCCCGGAGAGAAA includes the following:
- a CDS encoding chain A iron centre cytochrome C protein; this encodes MKSEENMGSKGVSRRQMMIGTTVLAASATMAHFGGLMKSAHALGGPTEKWPWPYEKLDPAKTAEIAYEEWYRGFCGVAVINSVFSQLREKVGEPYTSFPVDSFVFLEGGMVGWGMTCGSNAGAAIVANVIIGPRIAGATEGHHISEDMFQWYSEASMPIYVPKKPKVATELVKTTAESPLCHVSVGKWMKASGFPISSPERKDRCARVAASVAYHLVELLNDWKDGKYEATSTHAPVKEYGITAQMNCMECHGNDVPSAPMAKK